From a single Thermincola ferriacetica genomic region:
- a CDS encoding methyl-accepting chemotaxis protein has product MSKGPSFRIKPMVRLGLIFVAITGGGTLVWTLFLMHYFGATPEQTKQLVTGVMPVGVISGLLILYMVTRILKSIFQVFLQATNRVAEGDLTGEIYFPTKDVFGRMATAFNKMVKDIRDTVQQSASTANNVACESQQVYDATQEATAALQQISAAIQQIMGGTQGQAYQLNETLQVMRDLSAAVQQIAASSQNAHGASQNASRLAIKGANEVERAVLKMNSISETVKRSAQVVKTLNERSEQIGEIVNVITSIADQTNLLALNAAIEAARAGEHGRGFAVVADEVRKLAEGSGKAAQQIGDLIKEIQSETSMAVNAMVVGSKEVEEGVVIASDAQQALKEIVETVENTVDIVQEISTAAQQQSAGITQVVQAIDKINNIAQQVSSAVQQVSAAAQQQMNTNEQVTLNAQRLAEAADELRKKITKFKV; this is encoded by the coding sequence ATGTCTAAAGGACCAAGCTTCAGGATTAAGCCGATGGTGCGTTTAGGCCTTATTTTTGTGGCTATTACGGGCGGAGGCACCTTGGTTTGGACTCTTTTTTTGATGCACTATTTTGGGGCCACTCCTGAACAGACAAAACAACTGGTAACAGGCGTTATGCCCGTTGGGGTAATTTCCGGCCTTCTTATCCTCTATATGGTGACCAGGATTTTAAAAAGCATATTCCAGGTATTTCTTCAGGCCACTAACAGAGTGGCGGAAGGAGACCTTACCGGAGAAATATATTTTCCTACCAAAGATGTTTTTGGGCGAATGGCCACTGCTTTCAACAAGATGGTTAAGGACATAAGGGATACTGTTCAGCAGAGCGCGTCAACGGCCAATAATGTGGCTTGCGAGTCTCAGCAGGTATATGATGCCACTCAGGAAGCAACCGCTGCTCTGCAGCAAATTTCTGCTGCCATACAGCAAATAATGGGTGGTACGCAAGGGCAAGCATATCAGTTAAATGAAACATTGCAGGTCATGCGGGATTTATCGGCTGCCGTACAACAGATTGCCGCAAGTTCCCAAAATGCTCACGGCGCTTCCCAAAACGCCTCCCGGTTGGCCATTAAGGGCGCTAATGAAGTTGAACGGGCTGTGCTAAAAATGAACAGTATTTCTGAAACCGTGAAGAGATCGGCCCAGGTGGTAAAAACCCTTAATGAAAGGTCCGAACAGATTGGCGAGATAGTCAACGTGATTACCAGTATTGCCGATCAAACTAACCTACTGGCTTTGAATGCCGCTATTGAGGCGGCTAGGGCAGGAGAACACGGCCGGGGTTTTGCCGTGGTTGCAGATGAAGTGAGAAAATTGGCCGAGGGTTCCGGTAAAGCTGCTCAGCAGATTGGCGACCTGATTAAGGAGATCCAGTCAGAAACAAGCATGGCGGTTAATGCCATGGTTGTTGGTTCTAAAGAAGTTGAAGAGGGAGTAGTTATAGCATCTGACGCTCAACAGGCTCTCAAGGAAATTGTTGAGACGGTGGAAAATACAGTTGATATAGTTCAGGAAATTTCGACGGCGGCCCAACAGCAATCAGCAGGCATCACGCAGGTTGTTCAGGCCATAGATAAAATTAATAATATTGCCCAGCAAGTGTCATCGGCGGTTCAACAGGTTTCGGCGGCCGCTCAGCAGCAGATGAATACCAATGAACAGGTAACATTGAATGCCCAGCGGCTGGCTGAGGCAGCTGATGAGTTGAGGAAAAAGATAACTAAGTTCAAAGTATAG
- the murA gene encoding UDP-N-acetylglucosamine 1-carboxyvinyltransferase: MNSLIISGGTPLVGEVKIAGAKNAALAIIAAALLTDEPVIIDNVPNISDVNVMLDIVKNLGVEADWCEKNTIRIHVPGDIGYQTPYELVKKLRASNLLLGPLLARQGRVEISLPGGCNIGSRPMDLHFKGLAGMGAEIELEHGVIKGKCDRLEGAKIYLDFPSVGATENIMMAAVLAKGQTVIENVAKEPEIVDLANFLNSLGAKVRGAGTDVIRIDGVERLRGGRYSVIPDRIEAGTFMVAAVATDGDLLIDGVITTHIEPLIAKLREAGAEIREEDEKVRVRRRSKLRPIDIKTLPYPGFPTDMQSQVMAMLTTVKGTSVIVENIFENRLQVADEFKRMGAKIKVEGRTAIIQGVEKLQGAKVKASDLRAGAALIIAGLMAEGETEICNTHYIERGYEGIYDKLNALGVKTAIKY; the protein is encoded by the coding sequence TCGACAATGTTCCCAACATCAGTGATGTAAATGTAATGCTGGACATCGTTAAGAATCTGGGTGTGGAAGCCGACTGGTGCGAAAAGAATACGATCCGTATTCATGTCCCCGGTGATATTGGGTACCAGACTCCATACGAATTAGTAAAGAAGTTACGGGCTTCTAATTTACTGTTGGGCCCATTACTGGCCAGGCAGGGGAGAGTGGAGATTTCTTTGCCCGGAGGGTGTAATATCGGTAGCCGGCCTATGGACCTGCATTTCAAGGGATTGGCCGGCATGGGTGCCGAGATTGAACTTGAGCACGGCGTAATAAAAGGCAAATGCGACCGTTTAGAGGGTGCCAAAATTTACCTTGATTTCCCTAGTGTGGGTGCCACGGAAAACATAATGATGGCGGCTGTTTTGGCAAAAGGCCAGACGGTCATTGAAAATGTGGCCAAGGAACCGGAAATTGTCGACTTGGCCAATTTCCTTAATTCCCTGGGCGCCAAGGTGCGAGGAGCAGGAACTGACGTTATTCGTATCGACGGGGTGGAACGGCTGCGAGGCGGTCGTTATTCCGTCATTCCGGACCGCATAGAGGCAGGTACCTTTATGGTTGCTGCGGTGGCTACTGACGGCGACCTTCTTATCGATGGTGTGATTACCACCCATATCGAGCCCCTGATTGCAAAATTGAGGGAAGCAGGGGCAGAAATCAGGGAGGAAGACGAAAAGGTACGAGTGCGCCGTCGGAGCAAACTGCGGCCCATAGACATTAAAACCTTACCCTATCCGGGGTTCCCCACGGACATGCAGTCGCAGGTGATGGCTATGCTTACCACCGTAAAAGGCACCAGTGTAATTGTGGAAAATATCTTTGAAAACCGGCTGCAGGTTGCCGATGAATTCAAACGCATGGGCGCCAAAATAAAGGTAGAAGGCCGTACTGCTATTATTCAGGGGGTTGAAAAACTGCAGGGAGCCAAAGTTAAAGCTTCCGACCTCAGGGCGGGGGCGGCATTGATAATTGCCGGTTTGATGGCGGAAGGAGAAACAGAAATTTGCAATACCCATTATATAGAAAGAGGCTACGAAGGGATTTATGACAAATTAAATGCACTGGGAGTGAAAACTGCTATAAAATATTAA